A single bacterium DNA region contains:
- a CDS encoding LysM peptidoglycan-binding domain-containing protein, protein MKKARIIGSVVVVGGLMFSAGCGTTRVKEEPTTPVVMPPTTEVVAPVEVKAEPKVEAVVESKAYVVKAGDSLGSIAKRYKVSTKDIIKLNSITNPNKIHVGQKLKLPGNVELSAADAATVPAAKGAHKKVAKAAVKSAPVTASGDVYVVKAGDMIGSIAVAHKTTSKAIKQLNALSSDRLQVGQKLKLPKGSAGAPAAKTEKAAPVDAAVTPDAAVAPVAPAAEVIPPKSNDVLHVVELNQDLNSIAMMYGVRAEEVMTLNNLSSPDVKPGQTLKIPPPVE, encoded by the coding sequence GTGAAAAAGGCGCGAATTATTGGTTCAGTAGTGGTGGTGGGTGGCTTGATGTTCAGTGCGGGCTGTGGAACAACACGTGTTAAGGAAGAGCCAACGACTCCTGTCGTGATGCCGCCGACAACGGAAGTGGTGGCACCGGTTGAAGTGAAGGCTGAGCCCAAAGTTGAAGCCGTGGTCGAATCCAAAGCCTATGTCGTCAAGGCGGGTGACAGCCTTGGCTCAATTGCCAAGCGCTACAAGGTGTCGACCAAAGACATCATCAAGTTGAACAGCATCACCAATCCCAACAAGATTCACGTGGGTCAGAAGTTGAAACTTCCCGGTAATGTCGAGCTGAGCGCTGCGGATGCGGCGACGGTGCCTGCGGCCAAGGGGGCTCACAAGAAGGTGGCGAAAGCTGCCGTGAAGTCCGCTCCGGTGACCGCCAGCGGTGATGTCTATGTGGTCAAGGCGGGTGATATGATCGGGAGCATCGCTGTGGCCCATAAGACCACCAGCAAGGCGATCAAGCAGCTCAATGCCTTGAGCAGTGACCGGTTGCAGGTTGGTCAGAAGCTGAAACTTCCTAAGGGTTCTGCCGGCGCTCCGGCCGCTAAAACAGAAAAAGCGGCTCCGGTTGATGCGGCGGTGACTCCGGATGCAGCCGTGGCCCCTGTGGCGCCTGCGGCCGAGGTCATTCCTCCCAAGTCAAATGATGTGCTGCATGTCGTGGAGTTGAATCAGGATTTGAACTCCATTGCCATGATGTACGGTGTCCGGGCTGAAGAAGTCATGACGCTGAACAATTTGTCTTCGCCTGACGTCAAGCCGGGGCAGACGTTGAAGATTCCTCCGCCCGTTGAGTGA
- a CDS encoding DUF3854 domain-containing protein codes for MNGALPEWAIADLCRSGIPLEEALEAGFHGVNPDQVRGLLGFCPADMPEAYTIPFMDPATGLAMMTPDGKPFVRVKLRSPIRMGEGEAKYLSPRAGGTHVYIPQAAHQAVLAGAPLVITEGEKKALSATLAGIPTFGLTGVFGGQDSATRDIHPDLAPYLKPGSELTFVLDSDAAVNVNIALAAHRFNAAALKKGCQIKVVVLPSHFEGRLS; via the coding sequence GTGAATGGGGCACTACCAGAGTGGGCGATTGCGGATCTCTGCCGGTCGGGGATCCCTTTGGAGGAGGCCCTTGAAGCGGGATTCCACGGTGTGAATCCAGATCAAGTTCGCGGGTTATTAGGATTCTGTCCGGCGGACATGCCCGAAGCATATACGATTCCGTTCATGGACCCGGCCACTGGGCTGGCGATGATGACGCCCGACGGGAAACCTTTCGTTCGGGTCAAGCTTCGGAGCCCGATCCGGATGGGTGAGGGGGAGGCAAAATACCTATCACCGCGAGCTGGCGGAACGCATGTCTACATCCCACAGGCCGCGCATCAGGCTGTGTTGGCTGGGGCGCCACTGGTCATTACCGAGGGCGAGAAAAAGGCGTTGAGTGCCACTCTGGCCGGCATCCCGACCTTCGGGCTCACTGGAGTATTCGGTGGCCAGGATTCGGCAACGCGGGACATTCATCCCGACCTCGCTCCCTACCTGAAGCCGGGTTCCGAATTGACGTTTGTCCTGGACAGCGACGCTGCTGTAAATGTGAACATCGCGCTTGCTGCGCACCGGTTCAACGCGGCGGCCTTGAAAAAAGGCTGCCAAATTAAAGTGGTGGTATTGCCATCTCATTTTGAAGGGAGACTTTCATGA
- a CDS encoding DNA polymerase, with protein sequence MKIDFNDLKINTSVWKPSVGRVADCFSYDTETTAVDDPQIIQDYVVGSVCDGENAYFVRRQDLQAFWEVHQDCRVFMHTASFDLEVTTKACGFDFLPMVDTGRIIDISILYRLLKTAKTGDVAHRYSLDWMTKELLGVELDKDETVRKGFGQFLEGGSVNYQAIPPEYLVYAALDATATFVLGCRMELDVNSLQMPYNPTQNIGFGDLGHDIQLKGDVALRAIEHRGMCVDLGVVEKLDQELVAGIDKSKTVLAQYGYVPGRPGTKKVFNGIVAPLAKERGLVLYVTPKSRDACQSADALAPMADHEFVGAFLEFKEQDKLRSTYVDHLRESGGHIFPRYNLLVRTGRTSCSKPNIQNLPRKGGVRECLIPSPGHVLIACDYSTLELCTLAQICFSRYGQSHMRELINAGVDLHRHVAAMILGKPADQISKEDRQKAKAVNFALPGGMSAKSLGGYAASAYGVHLTVEEAESWQTKWVDLFPEMELYLDTGNTLDQLGAELDLDSFPGGHLRSEAAAAIMMRVAGGKSESSMGREFSPEEINWAWEQIENSPANRYKITREAIKTRQGSRLLQRLIVPGTTVSIPTGRVKSNCRRNQELNMPFQGLASDGAKLALYELNRAGYRVVAFIHDEVLVEVPERDDYREPAEDISRIMIAAMKQVCPDVEIRTEFAVMRRWDKAAKAVYDAQGRLIPFG encoded by the coding sequence ATGAAGATTGATTTCAATGATTTAAAAATCAATACATCCGTCTGGAAACCGTCTGTGGGACGGGTTGCAGATTGCTTCTCCTATGACACCGAAACCACGGCCGTGGACGATCCTCAGATTATCCAGGATTATGTGGTTGGTTCTGTTTGTGACGGGGAGAACGCTTATTTCGTTCGGCGGCAGGACCTCCAGGCGTTCTGGGAGGTGCATCAAGACTGCCGTGTGTTCATGCACACGGCTTCCTTTGATTTGGAAGTCACCACCAAGGCTTGTGGGTTCGACTTCCTCCCAATGGTGGATACTGGGCGTATTATCGATATTAGCATCCTCTACCGGCTGCTTAAGACGGCTAAAACGGGAGATGTTGCCCATCGATATAGCCTCGATTGGATGACAAAGGAATTGCTCGGGGTGGAATTGGATAAAGATGAAACAGTTCGCAAGGGATTCGGACAATTCCTTGAGGGGGGTAGCGTTAATTATCAAGCAATCCCTCCAGAATACCTTGTGTATGCGGCGCTGGACGCCACGGCGACCTTCGTGTTGGGTTGTCGTATGGAATTGGACGTCAATTCGCTTCAAATGCCCTACAACCCCACGCAGAATATTGGGTTTGGCGACCTGGGGCACGACATCCAACTGAAAGGCGATGTTGCGTTACGTGCCATTGAGCATCGTGGAATGTGTGTTGACCTCGGCGTTGTCGAAAAACTCGACCAAGAGTTGGTTGCAGGGATTGATAAAAGCAAAACCGTGTTGGCTCAGTATGGTTATGTCCCTGGCCGGCCTGGTACCAAAAAGGTTTTCAATGGGATTGTTGCCCCGCTGGCAAAGGAACGAGGGTTAGTTTTATACGTAACCCCGAAATCCAGGGATGCATGCCAGTCCGCCGATGCCCTCGCCCCGATGGCCGATCACGAATTCGTTGGGGCCTTCCTCGAATTCAAGGAGCAGGACAAATTGAGGTCGACATATGTCGATCATTTGCGCGAATCAGGGGGGCATATCTTTCCGAGGTATAATCTCCTGGTGCGAACCGGGAGGACATCCTGCTCAAAACCCAACATTCAAAACCTCCCGCGCAAGGGTGGTGTTCGTGAATGTCTGATCCCGTCACCCGGTCATGTGCTTATTGCGTGTGATTATTCGACTTTGGAATTATGCACATTGGCTCAGATATGCTTCAGCCGGTATGGCCAGTCTCATATGCGTGAGCTGATAAATGCGGGGGTGGATCTTCACCGGCATGTCGCAGCAATGATCTTGGGGAAGCCTGCGGATCAAATCTCAAAGGAAGACAGGCAGAAAGCAAAAGCGGTTAACTTTGCCCTGCCTGGCGGCATGAGTGCCAAGAGTTTGGGTGGTTACGCGGCTTCGGCCTATGGTGTCCACCTGACTGTGGAGGAAGCTGAAAGCTGGCAAACCAAGTGGGTGGATCTATTCCCCGAAATGGAGCTTTATCTGGACACAGGCAACACGCTGGATCAACTGGGCGCTGAACTCGACTTGGACTCCTTCCCTGGTGGTCATCTCAGGTCAGAAGCTGCAGCTGCCATCATGATGCGGGTCGCTGGCGGGAAGTCTGAGTCCTCAATGGGACGTGAGTTCAGTCCTGAGGAAATCAATTGGGCCTGGGAGCAGATCGAAAATAGTCCAGCTAATCGGTATAAAATCACGCGTGAGGCCATCAAGACTCGTCAGGGTTCCCGGCTACTTCAGCGCTTGATTGTCCCAGGCACAACCGTGTCGATTCCCACGGGGCGGGTGAAGTCCAACTGTCGTCGCAACCAGGAATTGAACATGCCATTCCAAGGCCTCGCTAGTGATGGCGCCAAGTTGGCCTTATACGAATTGAACCGCGCCGGCTACCGGGTGGTTGCCTTCATCCATGATGAGGTCCTTGTGGAGGTGCCGGAACGCGATGATTATCGGGAGCCGGCTGAAGACATCTCCAGGATCATGATTGCGGCTATGAAACAGGTGTGTCCGGACGTGGAAATCCGGACCGAATTCGCGGTGATGCGGCGTTGGGACAAGGCGGCGAAGGCTGTTTATGATGCCCAGGGACGGCTGATTCCGTTCGGGTGA
- the murD gene encoding UDP-N-acetylmuramoyl-L-alanine--D-glutamate ligase, protein MSKNNSSDSSAAVDEPVVLVLGLGASGEAAAQLLRQQGRRVRVADAGMSAGLEQKAQQLRAKGCEVMIGSRSLPEGPVELAVVSPGIAETDPWVLALRGKGIPVISELELGWRACRSRILAVTGSNGKSTLVKLCCESLQKAGFSAMPGGNYGTPLSALACLEPAPEWVVIEVSSFQLEAVEKFAPDAGILLNLNPNHLDRHGTMEQYAGMKARLFRCMGPQQVAVIPENVPAPIRAAVPPGCRVSTFGLSPQSSFYYANGSICGASLNQPVPVGGTIFDNEVMGVTAAACVAALVGAGVQPDCVTAAARGFESLPHRMQTVAEIDGVTFINDSKATNLAAMSAGVRMTRGPVRLIAGGLLKEKDLDPVKKILVNKVLGVYIIGKYSLVMADAWRNDVACVVCADLKEAVNRAWRDAKNGDVILLSPGCASFDQFKGFEDRGEQFSRIVRDIQKGE, encoded by the coding sequence ATGAGCAAAAACAATTCCAGTGATTCGAGTGCCGCTGTAGATGAGCCCGTGGTGCTGGTGCTGGGGCTGGGTGCCAGCGGAGAGGCGGCCGCGCAACTATTACGGCAACAGGGGCGGCGAGTGCGGGTAGCCGATGCCGGTATGAGCGCAGGGCTGGAGCAGAAGGCTCAACAGTTGCGCGCAAAAGGCTGTGAGGTCATGATCGGATCACGGAGCTTACCCGAGGGTCCGGTTGAACTGGCCGTCGTCAGCCCGGGCATTGCTGAGACCGATCCCTGGGTACTGGCATTGAGGGGGAAGGGGATCCCGGTTATTTCCGAACTTGAACTGGGGTGGCGTGCCTGCCGGAGCCGTATTCTGGCGGTCACCGGTTCAAATGGCAAAAGCACCCTCGTCAAATTGTGCTGCGAATCCCTTCAGAAGGCCGGCTTCAGCGCGATGCCGGGCGGCAATTATGGTACGCCCTTATCAGCCCTCGCCTGCTTGGAGCCCGCCCCGGAATGGGTGGTCATTGAAGTCAGTTCATTCCAGTTGGAGGCGGTCGAAAAATTTGCGCCCGATGCGGGCATCCTGCTGAATCTCAATCCCAACCATCTGGATCGACATGGCACGATGGAGCAGTATGCCGGAATGAAAGCCCGGCTGTTCCGGTGTATGGGGCCTCAGCAGGTCGCCGTGATTCCCGAGAACGTTCCCGCCCCGATCCGGGCGGCGGTGCCCCCCGGGTGCCGTGTGTCCACCTTCGGGCTATCCCCCCAGTCCTCTTTTTATTACGCGAATGGCAGCATTTGTGGCGCAAGTTTGAATCAGCCGGTGCCGGTGGGCGGGACTATTTTTGACAATGAGGTGATGGGGGTGACGGCGGCCGCCTGTGTGGCGGCGTTAGTGGGGGCCGGGGTCCAGCCGGACTGCGTCACCGCTGCCGCCAGGGGGTTTGAAAGTCTGCCTCATCGCATGCAAACCGTGGCGGAAATCGACGGAGTGACCTTCATCAATGACTCAAAAGCCACCAATTTGGCAGCCATGTCGGCCGGTGTGCGGATGACGCGGGGGCCTGTACGCCTGATCGCGGGCGGGTTGTTGAAAGAAAAGGATTTGGATCCGGTAAAAAAAATACTGGTAAACAAGGTGCTCGGTGTTTACATTATCGGGAAATATTCACTGGTCATGGCAGACGCCTGGAGAAATGATGTAGCGTGTGTGGTGTGTGCTGACTTGAAAGAGGCCGTGAATCGAGCTTGGCGGGACGCGAAAAACGGGGATGTGATTTTATTGTCGCCCGGGTGCGCAAGTTTTGACCAGTTCAAGGGATTTGAAGATAGAGGCGAACAGTTTTCGAGAATTGTACGGGATATACAAAAAGGAGAATAG
- the ftsW gene encoding putative lipid II flippase FtsW: protein MRKTPTILVGIVLLLLALGIVMLASASSVKGNAVYKDANYFLFRQLIWMVAAAVAGVVTASIDYHQWQRWWIPLSVFSGLLLIMVLVPGIGAKINGSHRWIRVGPISTQPSELAKFAMVIMMSSWMTRVGLQGRTFKDGILRPLLLLAPMLGLVILEPDFGTTVLLGVVGAAIMFTGGSPKRYLAILGLMGMLVFAAAVMHDPVRAGRVLAFMDPDKYPKEAYHLQQSEQAFTLGGVWGVGLGESLQKHFYLPEAHTDFILAIIGEELGLAATVLVVILFSGFLACGAVISFQAPDIFGRLLGIGFTLMTSVQAAINVGVVSGCLPTKGLALPFISYGGSSLIVSMMCVGVLVNIARQGVVPEDCAVTRAVGDKARWM from the coding sequence ATGCGGAAAACGCCCACCATATTAGTGGGCATCGTTCTTTTGTTACTGGCGCTGGGCATCGTAATGTTGGCCAGCGCCAGTTCTGTTAAAGGGAACGCTGTCTACAAGGACGCGAACTATTTCCTCTTCCGCCAGTTGATCTGGATGGTCGCTGCGGCGGTGGCGGGTGTGGTGACGGCTTCGATTGATTATCATCAGTGGCAACGCTGGTGGATTCCGCTGTCTGTGTTCTCCGGACTCTTGTTGATCATGGTCCTGGTTCCCGGGATTGGTGCCAAGATCAATGGTAGCCATCGCTGGATCCGGGTGGGGCCCATCAGTACCCAACCCTCCGAGCTCGCCAAGTTCGCCATGGTGATCATGATGAGTTCCTGGATGACGCGGGTCGGCCTTCAGGGGCGCACCTTTAAAGATGGAATCCTCCGGCCGCTTCTCCTGTTGGCGCCCATGTTAGGTCTGGTGATTCTTGAACCTGATTTTGGCACGACGGTTCTTCTGGGTGTGGTCGGGGCGGCCATTATGTTTACAGGAGGAAGTCCGAAACGCTACCTCGCTATCCTGGGTCTGATGGGGATGCTGGTGTTTGCGGCGGCAGTGATGCATGACCCTGTCCGGGCCGGCCGGGTTTTGGCGTTTATGGACCCGGACAAATATCCCAAGGAGGCGTATCATCTCCAACAATCGGAACAGGCCTTTACCCTGGGCGGGGTCTGGGGGGTTGGGCTGGGGGAAAGCCTTCAGAAACATTTCTACCTGCCTGAAGCCCACACGGACTTTATTTTGGCGATTATTGGTGAAGAGTTGGGGCTGGCGGCAACGGTGCTCGTCGTGATTCTGTTTTCGGGATTTCTAGCGTGCGGGGCGGTGATCAGTTTTCAGGCACCCGATATATTCGGACGGCTGTTGGGCATTGGCTTTACGTTAATGACCTCGGTGCAGGCGGCGATCAATGTCGGCGTGGTGTCTGGCTGCCTGCCGACCAAAGGGCTTGCGCTTCCTTTCATCAGTTATGGTGGTTCGAGTTTGATTGTATCCATGATGTGCGTAGGGGTGTTGGTGAACATCGCCCGGCAGGGGGTGGTGCCGGAAGATTGTGCGGTCACCCGCGCTGTCGGCGACAAAGCCCGATGGATGTAA
- the murF gene encoding UDP-N-acetylmuramoyl-tripeptide--D-alanyl-D-alanine ligase, whose translation MSSMVAFDPEELARWCGGQWVPRLPGKILAVVHDTKKVSPGALFVALRGARFDGHEFVGQAVKAGAVAALVSRSRLAGLQALDVPLLVVEDPGRALQELAAGYRVKLGLSVVGVTGSTGKTTVKEMIACLLSETHSTARTKGNWNNEIGLPLSILAIAPDCQVAVLELGISHPGEMAPLCAIARPDWGVITNVGPVHLEFFASVEAIACEKSELIKHLPASGTAVLSQDDPHAAQLRACAPGRVVTTTIHPHVAADYRLVSSDGATGACRVEDGIDGGLHDFRLSLPGRHNRSNALLAIAVARGFGVAWDRIAAAFERFVGPPMRWEQTEAGGVTFINDAYNANPVSMRAAIGTFRELAVAGRKWLVLGDMLELGPTDVAEHLALGRFLAGGGWAGLITVGTLGAHIAAGAVAEGFPADRVQSCQTLDSTVERVRNCIAPGDAVLVKASRGKHLDEVVVRLSGSPVKD comes from the coding sequence ATGAGTTCCATGGTCGCATTCGATCCCGAAGAGCTGGCGCGTTGGTGCGGGGGCCAATGGGTTCCCCGTCTTCCTGGAAAAATTCTGGCGGTGGTCCACGATACGAAAAAGGTGTCGCCGGGCGCCTTGTTTGTCGCCCTGCGCGGGGCGCGTTTTGATGGTCATGAGTTTGTTGGGCAGGCGGTAAAGGCCGGTGCGGTGGCGGCGTTGGTGTCCCGCTCGCGGCTGGCCGGCCTTCAGGCGCTGGACGTTCCCCTGCTCGTCGTGGAGGATCCCGGGCGCGCCTTACAGGAATTGGCGGCCGGATATCGCGTCAAACTGGGGCTGTCAGTGGTGGGGGTCACGGGCAGTACCGGTAAAACGACCGTGAAAGAGATGATCGCCTGCCTCCTGTCGGAAACGCATTCAACGGCCCGCACCAAGGGAAACTGGAACAACGAGATCGGGCTTCCGCTGAGTATTCTGGCGATCGCGCCGGACTGCCAGGTCGCCGTGCTGGAGTTGGGGATCAGTCATCCCGGCGAGATGGCACCGCTCTGCGCCATCGCCCGTCCGGATTGGGGCGTTATTACCAATGTGGGGCCCGTCCACCTTGAATTCTTTGCGTCCGTGGAAGCGATCGCCTGTGAAAAAAGCGAACTGATCAAACATCTGCCGGCCAGCGGAACCGCCGTGCTCAGTCAGGATGACCCGCATGCGGCCCAGTTGCGGGCCTGTGCCCCCGGGCGGGTGGTCACCACTACCATCCATCCTCACGTGGCGGCCGACTACCGGCTGGTCTCCAGTGATGGAGCGACCGGGGCCTGCCGGGTGGAAGACGGCATCGATGGGGGCCTTCATGATTTCCGGCTTTCCCTCCCGGGGCGGCATAACCGCAGTAATGCCCTGCTGGCCATTGCGGTAGCGCGCGGTTTCGGCGTGGCCTGGGACCGGATTGCGGCCGCGTTTGAGCGGTTTGTGGGCCCGCCCATGCGCTGGGAACAGACGGAGGCGGGCGGGGTGACTTTTATCAATGACGCCTACAATGCCAATCCGGTCAGTATGCGGGCGGCCATAGGCACCTTCAGGGAACTGGCCGTGGCGGGGCGGAAGTGGCTGGTATTGGGCGATATGCTTGAATTGGGCCCAACGGACGTGGCGGAACATCTGGCCCTGGGTCGCTTCCTGGCAGGGGGCGGCTGGGCGGGCCTGATCACAGTGGGCACGCTGGGCGCACACATTGCCGCTGGCGCGGTGGCCGAAGGGTTTCCTGCGGATCGGGTTCAGTCCTGTCAGACGCTGGACTCCACGGTTGAAAGAGTGAGAAATTGTATCGCCCCGGGGGATGCCGTACTGGTAAAAGCTTCGCGCGGAAAACATCTGGATGAGGTCGTGGTGCGACTGTCCGGTTCTCCGGTTAAGGATTAA
- a CDS encoding tyrosine-type recombinase/integrase — MRKTSKWWYGVWYENSNRHVKNLRIVIEGKRPADLNQASDRRFEASRAKAEAALSQLAGDPQDQKRAEALVQTLHQIKTGHRIGSVPLADMYKEWAALPGRITPTQGHLKWVESVLQRFTNYLTTAHPRIVEMGQVTAVAASDFMVAQAARGVSGRTYNEMLSTLKSVFKKLRRKAGLAENPFEDIETRQQDTRHRIPFSPEELKKIVDTSKTDPFCYPLIVTGVCTAMRRGDVCLLKWKDVDLQNRFITVRTNKTGSTVSIPIFPMLYDVLASQPQTSSYCFPDAAEIYEKNPDGINHRLKKVFRMAGFTDDENDDSTPPLTDTEKHDRGTAALVALTDKDHTAKVRETMKKVFDLYVNGGTVNTIAQELGIVKGSVSLYLKRVEEAVGFKVVRRSSVRKPQKKEEGEAKKDDEGKVKQVSYKVNQRGFHAFRATWVTLALTAGVAIELVRRVTGHATVEVVLGNYFQPGREDFRKALQDAMPALLTAGGAPSRDDQIREIVMNSTGKTWKQDHVKILALLPKTEI, encoded by the coding sequence ATGCGGAAAACGTCGAAATGGTGGTACGGTGTCTGGTACGAAAATAGCAATAGACACGTAAAAAACTTGAGAATTGTGATCGAAGGTAAGCGACCGGCGGATCTGAATCAGGCCAGCGACCGGAGATTTGAGGCCTCCCGCGCCAAGGCGGAGGCTGCGCTCTCACAGCTCGCCGGTGACCCCCAAGATCAGAAACGCGCCGAGGCATTGGTCCAAACCCTCCACCAAATCAAAACCGGTCACCGCATCGGATCCGTGCCGTTGGCTGACATGTATAAGGAATGGGCGGCTTTACCGGGACGTATAACACCTACGCAGGGTCACCTCAAATGGGTTGAGAGCGTGCTGCAACGATTTACGAATTATCTAACAACAGCTCACCCCCGAATTGTTGAGATGGGGCAGGTGACGGCCGTTGCCGCGTCGGATTTCATGGTGGCTCAAGCGGCACGTGGGGTGTCTGGTCGCACTTATAATGAGATGCTATCCACCCTGAAGAGTGTTTTCAAGAAATTACGCCGTAAAGCTGGTTTGGCCGAGAACCCATTCGAGGATATTGAGACTCGGCAACAAGACACCCGACATCGCATCCCCTTTTCGCCTGAAGAACTCAAAAAGATCGTGGACACCTCCAAGACAGACCCCTTCTGCTACCCCCTCATTGTAACGGGAGTTTGCACGGCGATGCGTCGAGGGGATGTGTGCTTGCTTAAGTGGAAGGATGTGGATCTCCAGAACCGTTTTATCACGGTAAGGACCAATAAAACTGGATCCACTGTCTCAATACCCATCTTTCCAATGCTCTATGACGTACTTGCTTCCCAGCCACAGACATCAAGCTATTGCTTTCCTGACGCAGCTGAGATTTACGAAAAGAATCCTGATGGCATCAATCACAGGCTGAAGAAGGTCTTTCGGATGGCCGGATTCACGGATGACGAGAATGATGATAGCACACCTCCCCTGACGGATACGGAGAAACATGACCGTGGTACGGCGGCGCTGGTCGCTCTGACTGACAAGGATCACACGGCAAAGGTCAGAGAGACTATGAAGAAGGTATTTGACCTCTACGTGAATGGAGGCACCGTCAACACGATTGCCCAGGAACTTGGAATTGTAAAAGGCTCGGTATCACTTTATTTGAAACGGGTAGAGGAAGCAGTAGGGTTTAAGGTGGTTCGGCGCTCTTCCGTTCGTAAGCCACAAAAGAAAGAAGAGGGCGAAGCCAAGAAGGATGACGAGGGGAAAGTAAAACAGGTCAGTTACAAGGTAAACCAGCGTGGCTTCCATGCCTTCCGCGCCACCTGGGTTACGCTGGCGCTGACAGCAGGCGTTGCCATTGAATTAGTACGCCGGGTGACAGGCCATGCAACTGTTGAAGTCGTGCTGGGGAACTACTTCCAGCCAGGGCGTGAGGACTTCAGGAAAGCGCTACAGGATGCGATGCCCGCATTGTTGACAGCGGGTGGGGCGCCGAGTCGGGACGATCAGATCCGTGAAATCGTCATGAACTCGACTGGGAAGACATGGAAGCAGGATCACGTTAAGATTCTTGCGCTTCTCCCCAAAACGGAAATCTGA
- the mraY gene encoding phospho-N-acetylmuramoyl-pentapeptide-transferase, whose amino-acid sequence MFYYLQFLSGWVSELRVFKYITFRALFGAATAFLLCVLLGPWVIRQLRAYKVQQYIRKEEAPPLHELHKLKAGTPTMGGILIIGSVTVSTLLWAMPTNVFVLLTLLTFIFMGFIGFLDDSVKLKGKNAKGLSARAKFRLQILWAVIIGGVMLVLPETREHVLQLMVPFCKGPVIRDLGWFMAIAFVVLIVVGASNAVNLTDGLDGLAIGCSSTVALAYLVMAYIAGHRILSEYLFLPYIPGAGELAVFCGCLLGGCLGFLWYNCHPAQVFMGDTGSLALGGAVAMVAILIKQELVLVIVGGVFVMEAMSVILQVASFKLRGKRIFAMAPIHHHFEMKKWSETQVTIRFWILSILFALLGIATLKIR is encoded by the coding sequence ATGTTCTACTATTTGCAATTTTTGAGTGGCTGGGTTTCTGAACTGCGGGTGTTCAAGTACATTACGTTTCGGGCTCTTTTTGGCGCGGCCACTGCATTTTTATTGTGTGTGCTGCTCGGGCCCTGGGTGATCCGCCAGCTCCGCGCGTATAAAGTGCAGCAATATATCCGGAAGGAAGAGGCGCCGCCCCTTCATGAATTGCACAAACTGAAAGCCGGAACCCCCACCATGGGCGGTATCCTCATCATCGGCTCGGTCACCGTGTCCACGTTGCTGTGGGCGATGCCGACCAATGTGTTTGTTCTCCTGACCCTGTTGACCTTTATTTTCATGGGATTCATCGGGTTTCTGGATGACTCGGTGAAGCTGAAAGGGAAAAACGCAAAGGGCCTCAGTGCACGGGCTAAATTCCGGTTGCAGATTTTATGGGCGGTGATTATCGGCGGCGTGATGCTGGTGCTTCCCGAAACACGGGAGCATGTGCTGCAGCTGATGGTCCCTTTCTGCAAGGGACCGGTGATCCGGGATCTGGGTTGGTTTATGGCGATTGCCTTTGTGGTGCTGATTGTGGTGGGGGCGAGCAACGCCGTGAATCTGACGGACGGGTTGGATGGACTGGCGATCGGGTGCAGCAGTACCGTGGCCCTGGCGTATCTGGTGATGGCGTATATTGCCGGTCACCGGATCCTCTCGGAATACCTGTTTCTTCCCTACATCCCCGGTGCGGGTGAGCTGGCCGTTTTTTGCGGGTGCCTGCTCGGGGGCTGCCTTGGCTTCTTGTGGTACAACTGCCATCCCGCCCAGGTGTTTATGGGGGACACCGGCAGTCTCGCTCTGGGCGGGGCAGTGGCCATGGTGGCCATCCTGATCAAGCAGGAGCTGGTTCTGGTCATTGTGGGCGGGGTATTTGTGATGGAAGCCATGAGTGTGATCCTGCAGGTGGCTTCCTTTAAATTGCGCGGAAAACGGATTTTTGCCATGGCGCCGATCCATCACCATTTTGAAATGAAAAAATGGAGCGAGACCCAGGTGACGATCCGGTTCTGGATTCTCTCCATCCTGTTTGCGCTGCTCGGGATTGCCACGCTCAAAATCCGGTGA